The genomic region CCGAAATTAATCAATTCAACTCCGATTATAAAACGCTCACTTGCTGTTTTTGAAAAAATAATTTTTCTTTGTTTTTGTATTATTTCATCGGTTGTATCAAGCATTTTAAATTAGATTGAATGTTTTTAAATTCAGTTTTTTACACCAATTTATTATATAATCTTTATCAATTTCTGAAATTGCAAGCAGGTTTTTTATATCTGTAATTTGTTTATCGCTTTGCAGTTGTTGTATCCATTCAATTTTTGAAATTATTAAATCTTCTGAAGAAACAATCCAAACGTCAAAATCTGCAATTTTTTCTCTTCTTCTTCGTAAAAATTCATGTTTACGGTATTCTGTATCTTTTCGAAGAATAAAATCTACTTTAAATCCTGTTTGGTGATCAATCACATTAAACATTCCTAATCGTTTAATCTCATCTTTTACAGTATTCTTATTTACATAAAAATTATCTTTGAATATTGATAAAAATTCTTGCAGATTTTCTTCATGTAATTCAATAACAATATCAATATCCAATGTCATTCGGGGAACTGTATAGCTGTTTAAGGCTAAACTCCCGGACAGCATATAAGGAATTTCCTTATCTTCAAGAGACTTTATAATTCTTTTTAGTAATTCAATTATCATAATAAACTTTAAAACAAATTTATTTGTTTTAAACGAAATTTAATCATTTTATGTTTTGTAATATATTTTATAATTTTAGGAAATTATTATAAAAATGGATTCATATTCTTTTCCGCCGATTGTACAATTTGATGCAAAGATATTAATTTTGGGAACAATGCCTGGAAAAATTTCATTAGAAATTAATGATATTACGGATACAAACATAATGCTTTTTGGAAAATAATGTTTGATATTTTTGAAACCGAATATTCAAATGATTATAAAATAAAGCAAAATCTTTTAAATAATAATAATAATATTGCACTTTGGGATATGTTAAAATTTTGTAAAAGAACAGGCAGTTTAGATTCGAATATCAAAAATGAGGAAGCAAATAATTTTTAAAAACTATAATAAATGAGTAACAAAACAAAAGATAAATTCAGAATAATATTCATGGGAACTCCGGATTTTGCAGTCGAAAGTTTAAAATCTTTGCAAGAAAACGGTTTCAATATTATAGGTGTTATCACTGCACCGGATAAACCGGCAGGAAGAGGTAAAAAACTCCAAGCATCTGCCGTAAAAAAATATGCAACAGAAAATAACTTAGCTTTATTACAACCTGCGAATTTGAAAAATGAACAATTTATAGAAGATCTTAAAGCATTAAAAGCAGATTTAAATGTTGTTGTTGCCTTTCGAATGTTGCCCGAAGTTGTTTGGGATATGCCGGAATTCGGAACAATAAACTTGCATGCATCATTGCTTCCGAATTACAGAGGTGCAGCACCTATAAATCATGCAATTATTAATGGTGAAAGTATAACCGGAGTTACTACATTTTTTATTGAAAAGAAGATTGATACCGGAAATATCATCTTTCAAGAAAAAGTTAATATTTTGCCAAATGAAACAGCCGGTGAACTTCATGACAAGCTAATGTTTGTTGGTGGTGAGTTAATTGTTAAAACTGTTGAAACAATAATAAAAAATGAAGTAAATGCTATATCTCAAAAACAATTTTCAAAAGAAACGGATAATTTAAAACCGGCAAATAAAATTTTTAAAGAAAATTGTAAAATCAATTGGGATCAATCTATTGATAAAGTTTATAATTTTATCAGGGGATTAAGTCCCTATCCTACTGCATGGACAAAAATGGTAAATATCGGATCTAAAGATATAATCTCTGTGAAAATATTTTTAACTGAAAAAATTTCTGATGAACATAATTTCTTGCCGGGTTCAATTATTTCAGATAATAAAAACTTTATTAAAATAGCAACAAGAGACGGATATATAAGTCTTAAAGCACTTCAAATTCAAGGAAAAAAACAGATGAATGTTAAAGAACTTTTAAACGGATTTGATATATCAAAGTTTCAAACAGTATAACCTGAATAAATACTTACGTGAGGGCTAAAGCCGTTCATAAGATTATGATTAAAAGAGTATCAATGAAAGTGTATGAATTATTAAGGATAAAAAACAGCAATAAGCAATTTTTATTTAGTCCAATTTTTTAAACTCTAATTCCGTGAAATGAAAATCCGGATTATGTATATCAACTTTCAGTTCTTCAACCTTTCCGTCAATTCCAATAACAAAATTGACAGTTCCTTTAGGTAAGGTTGGTGAATTTTTCAACTTTATTATAAAAGTATTATAATGCCAATGAGATAAATCGCCGATTAATACCGGTGAAGGTAAAAAATCAAGAACTAAATGTCCGTCTTCTATTGTTACTTCTGCGTTGCCG from Bacteroidales bacterium harbors:
- the fmt gene encoding methionyl-tRNA formyltransferase; amino-acid sequence: MSNKTKDKFRIIFMGTPDFAVESLKSLQENGFNIIGVITAPDKPAGRGKKLQASAVKKYATENNLALLQPANLKNEQFIEDLKALKADLNVVVAFRMLPEVVWDMPEFGTINLHASLLPNYRGAAPINHAIINGESITGVTTFFIEKKIDTGNIIFQEKVNILPNETAGELHDKLMFVGGELIVKTVETIIKNEVNAISQKQFSKETDNLKPANKIFKENCKINWDQSIDKVYNFIRGLSPYPTAWTKMVNIGSKDIISVKIFLTEKISDEHNFLPGSIISDNKNFIKIATRDGYISLKALQIQGKKQMNVKELLNGFDISKFQTV